A segment of the Campylobacter vulpis genome:
CAGAGGGAGGTGCGAGGATAGAGGGTATGATAGAAAAGCCTTTTAGCGAGTGTTGCAAGGATTTTAGTGAAAATAAGCAAAACTTAGAGAAGCTCCAGTCTTTAAGCGAGGATAAGCAAAAAGAATACGCCCTTAAAGCCTATGCTAAAGTCAAAAAAGCTTTTAAAGAATGTGTAGGGTTTCAAGCGATGTTAAGGGCTTATTATGAGGATATCGAGCCTGAGTTTTTAAGGCTTAATACGCTTGATTTAGAAGAGGGTGCGAGTGCGAGTTTTTCACTTGTGCTAAAGGTTGATAAATTTAGAGATGAATTTAGTGTGATTAGTAGTGTTTTTTATGAGCTTATCCACTCCTTTTTTGCACATTTTTGTATGAATTTAAATAAAATTTTAGTGCTAAATCCTCTCACTAAAGAGGATTTTTTTAATAAAAATGTGCTTTATATTAAAGAACATCTTGATTTTATGCAAAGCATTTTTGGCTTTGTAAAAGCACAAGAAGAAACGCTAAAATTTGCTATCACTCCGCTTGAAAATGCTCTAAAAGCAAAGGATCTAAGCAAATATGTAGAAAGGCTAAGTCAATGAAAAAAATTCTCATCACAGGAGCGGACGGCTTCATAGGCTCACATCTTTGCGAGGTTTTACACGCTAAGGGTTATGCAATTAGGGCTTTGAGTTTTTATAATTCTTTTAATTTTTGGGGGCATTTGGAGCATTTGGAGTGTAGGGAGGATTTGGAGATTGTCAGTGGAGATTTAAGGGATAGCTTTTTTTGCGATAGCCTTGTAAAAGGCGTTGATGCGGTGCTACATTTAGGAGCTTTAATTGCCATACCTTATTCTTACGCTGCACCGCAAAGTTATGTTGATACTAACATACAAGGCACTTTAAATTTGCTTGAAGCGGCTAAAAAACACGCCATTAAACGCTTTATCCATACTTCAACGAGTGAAGTTTATGGAAGTGCGATTTATACGCCCATTGATGAAAAGCACCCTCTCCAGCCTCAAAGTCCTTATTCTGCGAGTAAAATCGGTGCAGATATGCTTGCTCTTAGTTATTTTTATAGCTTTAATTTGCCTATCATTGTAGCGCGTCCTTTTAATGCTTATGGTCCGCGTCAAAGTGCAAGGGCTTTTATCCCTGCGATGATGGTGCAGATTTTAAGCGGAGCGAGGGAACTTAAGGTGGGGGATTTAAGCACGAAGAGGGATTTAAATTTCGTGCGGGATACTTGCGAGGGTTTTGCGACCTTACTCACAAATGGCGACTTTGGCGAGGTTTATAATATAGGCAGTGGTGTGGAATATACAATGAGCGAGGTTTTAGAGTTGATTTGTGAGTTAAGTGAAGTTGAAGTTAAAATCACTCAAGATAAAACAAGACTTCGCCCTAAAAATAGCGAGGTTACGAGGTTACTTTGTGATAGTTCTAAGTTAAAAAGCGTGAGTGCGTGGGAAAGTAAGGTTTCACTCAAAGAGGGTTTAGAGCAAACTTTAGCTTATGTGAAAGCGAATTTAAATGCTTATAAAACAGGGATTTATAATGTTTGAAAAAGAAATTGCTTTTATTAAAGAGCTTTATAAAAAAGAGCAAATTGCCCTTCACGAGCCTTGCTTTGGGGCGGAGGAAAAAACGCTTTTAAATGAATGTATAGAAAGTGGGTTTGTCTCAAGTGTGGGGAAATTTGTAGGCGAATTTGAGGAGCAAATCAAAAAATTTAGCAACGCAAAATACGCCATAGCGACAAATAGCGGCACTTCAGCCCTTCACATCGCCCTTTTGGCAAATAAAATCGATGAAAAATGCGAAGTTATCACACAAGCTTTAAGCTTTGTAGCGACTGCAAATGCCATTGCTTATACTGGTGCAAAGCCTATTTTTTTAGATGTGAGCTTAAAAACGCTAAGTTTAAGTGCGAGGGCTGTGAGTGAATTTTTAGCAAAAAATACCTTTATTAAAAATGGAAAATGTTTCAATAAGCACACAAAAAAGCACATCAAAGCCTTAGTTTTAATGCACACTTTTGGTTTAAGTGGCGAAATTGTAGAGCTTAAGAAAATTTGTGAAAAATATCATCTCATCTTCATCGAAGACGCCGCAGAGGCACTTGGGAGCTTTTTTCAAAATAAAGCCTTAGGCACTTTTGGAAAATGTGGAATTTATAGCTTTAATGGCAATAAAATCATCACAGGAGGCTGTGGGGGCGTGGTGCTAACAGACGATGAAAAAATCGCTAAAAGAGCAAGGCATTTAAGCACAACTGCTAAAATCCCTCATGCTTATCACTATAAGCACGATACGCTAGGCTTTAATTATAGGCTTTGTAATGTTAATGCCGCCTTGCTCGTAGCACAAATGAAAAAGCTTAATGCCTTTTTGATTGATAAAAGAAACACGGCTAAACTTTATAAAGAATTTTTTAAAGAGAGTGAATTTTGTGAATTTGTCAATGAAAATGAGGGAGAGAAAAGTAATTTTTGGCTCTGTGCTTTAAAATTTAAAAAACCTAGTTTGAGAAAAGAATTTATTAAAGTTTGCCTTGCAAATCAAATTTTTGTTCGTCCTGTGTGGAAAAGCTTGGCAGGGTTAAAGATGTATCAAAATTGTCAAAAAGATGCGTTAAAAAATACGAAAATTTTAGAAAAAACCTTGCTAAATTTGCCAAGTAGCGTCAGGGCTTAATGCCCCTCTTCTACAATGGTCGCTCCCGCTAAATAGACATAAGTTAAAATCATGAAAATAAAGGCTTGCAAAAATGCCATAAAGGTCAAAAGCACATAAGCAGGAAGTGGAGCTATATAAGGCACAAGAGCCAAAATAACGGCTAAAAATAAATCATCGCCCTTAATATTACCAAACAAACGAAAGGATAAAGAAATCACACGAGAAAAGTGAGAAACAAGCTCAATAGGAAACATTAAAGGAGCTAGAATTTTCACGGGTCCCATAAAATGGGCGAAATATTTTACCACACCTTGCGTTTTAATGCCCTCAAAATGATAATACACAAAGACGATTAAGGCTAAGGAAAGGGTTAAATTTAAACTTGCACTTGGGGCGTGAAAACCCGGGATAATGCCGATGATATTACTAAAAAATACAATAATACCTAAAGTCGCCACGAGAGGGAGGTATTTTCTAGCGGACTTTTCATTACCCATAGTATCATTACCCATAGACAAAACGCCCTCTAAAAAGGCTTCACTGATATTTTGCATCCCCCTTGGGATAAGCTGCATCGAACGGGTAGAAAGTTTAGCAATAATCACAGCAAATAAAGCTACCAAAGCTAAGTGAAAAAAGTATGAAAAAGTATGACTTGGGTCGATTAAAGAGCTAAATAAAAATAAATCTTTCATCTATATTCCTTCAAAAGGCTAATTCTTAAAATCAAAAAGGCAATTTTAGCAAATTTTTGCTTAATATTTTAATATGCTTTCAAAAAAAGCGATATTTTTACACATTTTTTTTCTTGTAAAAAAACCTTTTTTTTGTTAAAATGACGGCTTTAAATTGACTTATAAAGGATAAATTTTGGCAAAAGATGATGTCATAGAAATTGATGGAAATGTAATCGAAGCTTTACCTAATGCAAATTTCAAAGTTGAACTTGATAATAAACATATCATTTTATGCCACATAGCAGGTAAAATGCGTATGCACTATATCCGCATTATGCCAGGAGATAGGGTTAAGGTCGAGCTTACGCCTTATAGTCTTGATAAGGGTCGTATTACTTTTAGATATAAATAGGAGCTAAAAAGCTCCCTTTTCACTCAAAATACTGCTTCGCGTAAGCGGCATTTTCGTATAAATTTTCTTTATATTTTTCTTTTCCGTAATTTGCAATAATATCCTGCCCCTCTTTTGAACTTAAGAATTTTACAAAAAGAAGTGCTAATTTTGAAGGATTTTCTGTCGTCATCGCAACATAGGTGTTGATTAGGACTTTATCGCCTGCATAAAGAATTTCTAAATTTTTTAGTTCATTTTTTGCAAGTTTATAAGTGCTAGAATCACTCATAAAATAACCCTTTGTCTCATCTGCTTTTTTTAAGGTGGCTAACATAAAATCTTTATTTGCCACATACCACGCTCCACTAGGCTTGACATTTGCATTTTTCCAAATGCTCATCTCTTTCTTGTGTGTGCCTGAATTGTCCGCTCTTGTGTAAAAAAGTGCTTGTTTTTGTGCGATTTTACTATAAGCTTCCTTGGCATTTTTTGAATTTTTAATATCAGCAGGATCATCTTTTGGTCCTAGGATATAAAATTCATTTGATCCAATGAGAGTTCTATTGGCTGCCCAGCCCTCTTTTATCGCTTCTTTTTCTGCTTTTGGTGCATGCACCATAGCGATGTCAATTTGTTTTTCTTTGAGGAGTCTTAAGCTTTCTCCACTTCCTGCTTTAATCCAACAAAGAGAGCTATTATGTTTAGTATTAAAAGCCTTAGCTAAAGCTTCTAAAAGTCCAAGTTCTCCCGGGCTTCCTGTGGCAAGCTTGATTTGCTCTTTACCTTTTCCATAAATAGCCGTGCAGTCCATAGCACTAACCCCCGTAAGTGAAATAATAGCAACTAGTGCCATTTTAGATAGAATTTTCATTTTTAATCCTTGTAGTAAAGTGATTTGCTTTTTTATAAAAAATTTGCATAATTTTAGCATAGTTTTTTTGATAACCATTTTCTAGAGAAAATTTTTCACATTTCCCTCCATAGCTTCCGCCACTAAACCTATAAAAAGTATGTTTTGGGATAAAAATGAGGCTTGGAATTTGTAAAATATCACAAAGATGCACTATGCCAGTATCCACAGAGATAAGCCCATCAAGTCTGTTGCAAAAAGCTACAAGAGAGGCTATGCTATCACTATTAACAAAGACTTTTAAATTTTCTTTTTCTTTAATGTTAAATTGTAAGGTATTGTGTGTGAAATTAACTAAGATAAATAAAATTTCAGGGAATTTTTCACTCAAATTTTTACTTAAATCAAGCCAAGTTTTAGGCAGGAGGTTAAAGCCTATGTTTTCAGTTTGATTTCCAAAAATATTAAGGGCGATGATTTTGGAAAATTGCTTATTTTGCTTAAAGAATTTTTCGCTTAAAGTATCATCACTGGGGAGTAAATTTTTCACTTCTTTAAAATTAATCTTAGAAAAATTCGTATCATAATGCCTTTTATCTATGGCTCTTACGAGCTTTAGAGCAATTTCGCTCATATGAAGTTTAGCTCTTTTGTAAGGCATAGGTGTGTCAAAATAAAGGAGACTAAGAAGATGAGGTTGGGTGATAATGCGTCCTAGTTTAAGTTTATGTAGGGTTTTAAAAAAGCTTGAATTGCGTATATTTGTGATAAAAATATCACTTTTTAAATTTTCAAAATTCTTATCCCCAGTATAAATTTCATCAATGAAAGGGATATTTTCAAGAAAGTTTTCATCACTAAAGCCCTTTTGTGCTAAGACGAGTTTATCCTTTGGATAAAGGCATTTTATAGCATAAAGGGCTTTAAAACATACGAGCAAATCGCCAAAGCCGTTTTGATGAAAGACTATGCGTCTCATTCTAAAACCACGCCCTCATTAATCACAATTTCGCCGATGATAAAGGCATCTGTGCTTTCTAGAACCTTAGAGGCATTGCTAGGACTTACGACAAGCACTAAGCCAATGCCCATATTAAAACTTCGATACATTTCAGCCTCTTCGACCCTTTCGCCGATGTGATAGAAAATTTCAGGGGTTTTTAAATGATGTTTTCTTATTACAGCACCTAAGCCTTTGGGTAAAACGCGTGGCAAATTCTCAACTAAGCCCCCCCCTGTGATGTGTGCTAGAGCATTGATATAGGGTTTTATAGCTAAAAAGTCTTTTACATAAATGCGTGTAGGCTCAAGTAAGATGTCGATTAAATCTTTACCCTCGATTTTATCATCAAATTTCATTTTAAGGCTTTCAAAAAGCACCTTTCTAGCTAAAGAATAGCCATTTGAGTGAAGCCCGGAACTAGGAAGTGCTAAAAGTAAATCCCCATTTTTGACATAATTTGAGCGTTCTAACTCTTCTTCTTCGGCTATACCTACCGCAAAGCCCGCTAAATCAAAATCATCTTTAGCATACATTCCGGGCATTTCAGCCGTTTCTCCGCCTATTAAAGCACAATTTGCCATTTTGCAGCCCTTAGCTATGCCCTCAACCACAGCTTTTGCGACCTCTACTTCAAGCTTTGCCGTAGCGTAATAATCAAGAAAAAATAAAGGCGTAGCAAAATTACAAATCAAATCATTCACACACATCGCCACTAAATCCTGTCCTATGGTGCCATATTTTTTCGCATCAATAGCAAGGCGTAGTTTGGTGCCAACCCCATCAGTCGCCCCTAAAATCACAGGCTTTTGATAGCCGCTTGGCAGTCTAAAAGCCCCAGCAAAAGAGCCTATACCGCCGATAACATTTTGGTTAAAAGTCTCTTTTACAAGGGGTTTGATAGCCTCTACAAAGGCGTTGCCATTATCTATACTTACTCCAGCATCTTCGTATGAAATCATTTATTTACCTTTAAGAATTTAAAGGGTATTTTAGTCAAAAAAAGTTTCGACAAGGTATAAAATGAAAAATGCGTATTTTGTGAGTGCGAGCATAGCTTGTGGTAAAAGTTCTTTTATAAAAATAGCAAATGAACTAGGTTTTAAAAGCCTTAGTGCGGACACTATTTCTAATGATATTTTGCAAAATAATGCCGCTTTATTAGCAGAACTTTTTTCTTTAAATTTAGATAAAGAGGGCAAGATTGACAAAAAAATCCTTGCAAATTTAATTTTTAATGATAAAGAAGCTAAAGAAAAATTAGAAAATTTTATGCACCCTAAAATTCGCGAAGAGCTTTTTGAAAAAATGCAAATTTTAGAGCAAAAAGGACGCATTTTTTTTGTAGAAGTTCCGCTTTTTTTTGAAAGTGATTTTTATAAAAATTTAGGGAAAAGCGTGCTGATTTATGCGCCTAAAAATTTGAGTTTGCAAAGATTAATGCAAAGAGATGGTTTAAATAAAGAAGAAGCTTTAAAGAGGATTGAGGCACAAATGGATATAGAAAAAAAGCGTGAAATGGCAGATTTTGTGATAGAAAACACTGGCTCTTATGAAGAATTTAGGCAAAATTGTGTTAAATTTATTAAAAGTTTAAAGGAGTAGGGGTGAAGGTTTTTAAATATTGTGCTAGTGGGAACGATTTTGTGATTTTCAATGCTGGTAAAAAAGCAAATAGAAGCGAGTTAGCACTCCTTTTGTGTAATCGTTATGAGGGCGTTGGTGCTGATGGTATGATAGTGATTTTACCCCACGAAAAATACGACTTTGAATGGGAATTTTACAATAAGGACGGCTCAAGAGCGGCGATGTGTGGGAATGGCTCAAGAGCGGCGGCACATTTTGCGTATTATAATAATGGCGTGGGATCTAAGATGCGTTTTTTAAGCGAGGCGGGAGTGATTGAAGCGAGTGTGAAAAAAAGTGGAGTTGAGGTCGTTTTGGGGGGGGCAAGGGATATTAAAGAGCCTTTTGAATTTGGGGGGAGGGTGTGGCAGCATTGTGATACTGGAGTGCCGCATTTGGTGCATTTTTGTGAAAATATTGAGGAATTTGACAAAAAAACCTGTCAAATTTTAAGAAAAAAATATAATGCTAATGTGAATTTTGCACAAATAATCGATGATAAATTGATGAAAGTGCGAACCTTTGAGCGTGGGGTTGAAGATGAAACCTTAGCGTGTGGGACGGGAATGGGAGCTTGTTTTTATTTGGCATATTTGCAAAAAAGGATTAAGGATAAAGTTAAAGTTGTCCCAAAAAGTGGGGAACAGCTTGGTTTTTCTTTAAAAGATGAGAAAATTTATTTTAAGGGTAAGGTGAAGTGCTGTTTTGAAGCGAATTATTATTTTTCTTAGCCTATTCTCTCTAGCTTTTGCTGGTTTTGATGAAAGTTATTATAAGCTTCCAAGTGAAGAAAGAAGAGCTGTTTTTTTTGCGAAAATGAACACGCTTTTAGACCGCTCTTTTGCTAAGGTGGCTAAAGATAGGGCTTTTGTAAAATTGTTTTTAGAAAATAGTGCTAAAAATGGCTTTAGGGAAAGTGAGGGCTTAATCAAACTTGCAAGTTTAAGGGAAAAATACCGCGTTAAAAATCTCTTTTCTTGGCAGGAGTATGATGAAAAAATGCGTTTAGTGCCTAAATCTTTGGCAATGGCACAAGCCTTGATTGAAAGTGCAACCGCAACAAGCCGTTTTGCAAGAGAAGCAAATAATCTTTTTGGAGAATGGACTTGGGGAGAAAAAGGCATAGTTCCTGAAAATAGAGCGCCAAATTCTAAGCATAAAATTCGCATTTTTGATAGCTTGGAGGAAAGTGTGGATTCTTATTTGCTAAATTTAAATCGTCATTTTGCTTATGAAAATTTTCGCAAGAAACGCTACGAATTTGCTAAAGATGGTAGAGAATTTAGCGGACTTGAGGCGGCTAAAAGTCTTCATTCTTATTCCGAGCTTGGTGGAAGCTATATTAAAATGGTAAGTCAAGTGATACAAAAGTATAAACTTATGGAATATGACTTAAAAACTCAAAGCCCACTTATCAAATGGTAAAATCTCAAATTTAACGCCTTGTTCAAAAAAGCTTTCTTCGCTTGAAAGTGTGATGAAAACGATATGAAAAATACCGAGTTCAAGGGCTTTTGGTAGGATTTTTTTAGCCCTTAGTTTAATAAGATCTATGTCTAAGGTCGGGCTTGAGATATAGGCGTGATGATGCGTGTAAAAATGAAAAAATTTATTATAAAAAAGATTTTCTTGACACTTAAAAAGCTCACATAAAAGCATATTTTCAAAAAGGGCGTTAAAATTTTTTTGTATGCAAAGGGCATTTCTTAGACTAAAATCTTTAAAATAAATTTTAAAAAGTTTTTTTTCTCCGTGCGTTAAAATTGTGATAATGAAGCGATTTTCTAAATCTTTTATACTTTTATAGACACTATCTTTTGAGGTTTTTATTTTTGTTTTAAGGCTTAGAAAAAGTTGATTAATGCTAATTTCTTTGCCTAAATTGAGGGCTAAGTATTTTAAAATTTCAAGCTCTAAAAAACTGAATTCTTTCGGGGAAATTTTATTATGCTCTTTTTGTCCGTTTTGTAGGAAAAGTCCTAAGAGCTGTTGTATGGGGAGATTTTTTTTGCTAATGCTAATAAATTCTTCAAAATCGCAAAAATTTAAAAAAAGTTCCTTAAAGCCTTTTAAATTCAGTAAAGCGTTATTTGTGCAAACTATGGTATTTATGGGGCTTTGAAAGTTTAAATTAGTAGGAGCATTATAGAGGCAGAGAATTTTTATTTGCGTATTTTGTTTTAAAAAAGGTGTTAAGTTATTTAGACTTTCTTTTTCAAAACGCACATCTTCAAGGTCGATAAATAGCACCTCTTCACTTTTAAAAGAAGAGAGAAAATTTAAAATCAGGCGTTTTTTGCCACTATTTTTCGCACCTTTTAAAAGGATATTTGCAGGATAGAGCTTAAGTTTTCTTTCATAATTTAGCTCAAATTTGGGGTGATTTTCATAGAAAAAATTTAAGACTTTCACGCTAGATACATTTTAGAGTGTGATAAAATTCAGCATTGTCAAAGCTCGGTGGAAAAGGGACTTTGGCACTAAATTCTTTATAGGTGTTGCCTGGGAGTTTGTTGGCTATTTCTATGGTGTAGGTTGCGCTTGTATTTTTCATCGTGGCGTTTTTGAGATTTTCATCGGCAAAAACCTCTCCGCCGACTGCCTTTTTGTTAGTAATACTTAAATGCAAGTAGCATTTTTTAATGTCGTATTTTGTAAGGTTTTGCACTCTGCCACTTACAATGAGGCTTTCGTGCCTTAGATCTCTAGTATAAGTGAGCTTAGAAAGTGAAGCTTGTGTGGTAAATTCGCTAATGGTCGTTAAAACAGAATAAATTAAAATCGCCATAAATATAGTGTTAATGCTGTAAAGAATAAGAGCGATTTCTTTTTGTTTAAATTTGAGAAAGATTAAAACGCAAATTAGGGCGAAACAAACGAGTAAAAGCACAAAGGCGAGGATATGAAAAAAGGTAAATTGCATTAAAAACACTCCGAGCTTAAACGAAGGGTATAATTGCCCTCTTTGTCAAAATTGTCAAAGGCTATTCTTTGAAACTGGGTGCTACCTTTTTCTAAATTATTAAAACTTTTGCTTTTTTGTCTAAAGGCTATAAAGCGTTTTTTAAAACGAGTGATGAAATTATCATTTTCATTTGGATTTTGATAAAGTTTGGCAGTAACTTTACAATCTTTAAAGTTAAATTTAGAGGTATTTGTGATGTTAAAATCGACTATAAAAGCTCCAGAGCTTTGTATGATTCTTTGATTTTGTATGCTTGTAATCCTACTTCTTAACTCAAAATCGATAAAGCGGTAAGCATAAATATAAATGAAAAATGAAGCGATAATATCTAAAGCGATGATAAATAGGGCTATGACGGGTCTGTGGCTTAGAAAAATACATAAAAATAAAATGCAAGTGAAAAACAAAAATACCAGCAAAATAAGCATAAAATCTGCTAAATAAAAATGGCTGGTATAAAAAAGAATCCACTCTTTTATGTTTTCCACTTAGTTCCTTTAGTTTGGACTAATTGCACTTTGTTTTTTAGCATCCTTAGTATCAACCCAGATATTAGGCACTGCACCGCCCGGAGTTAGGAAAATTTTTGCGTCCTGATTAACCTTTAAGGCTTCATTAAAGGCTTTTTGTGTTTCGATTTGTTTTAAATTAAGCAAAGGTGTGTTAAGACTTTGTGCAATTTCTTTATTAGAATAGGCTTGTGCGTCCGCTTCTATCTTTACAGCTGTTGCCTTACCCTTAGCACTGATGATAGTCGCATTTGCTTCACCCTCTGCTAATGCAGCTTTTTTAAGGGCTTCTTGGTTGGCTCTTTCAACTTCATATTTTGTTCTTTCGGCTTCTTGCTTAGCGATTTGAACGCGTTCAATTTGTTCTTTAACTTTGGCTGGAAGTATGATTTCTCTAAGTTGCACAGCTCTAAGTTCGACAGGCTCATTTGGTTGAGCTACGATGGTTTTTCTTATGCCCTCTTCAATTTGTGTGGCTATGGCGTTACGATTGGTTGGTAATTCTTCAGCCGTGTAGCGTCCTACGACACTACGCACCACATCACGCACAACAGGGTCGATGATTTTATTTTCCCAGTTTAAGCTCCAAACGGCTATGGTTTGAGGCACTTGAATAGGATTTAATTGATACTGCACTGTTACATCAATAGACACAGGCAAACCACGCGAGTCAAGCACGGAAATGCTATTTTTATTAATCACACCTGTGCCAATTCCTAAATTTTCGTTCGTTCCTTCTAAAGAAGCGTAATTAATCTGTCTTACTCTAGTATCCACGACAATCACCCTATCGATGAAAGGTAGGAAAAAGTGAAGTCCGGGCTCTAAAGGATTAGGATCATATTGACCTGTGCGTGCCTTAATACCCATTTCACCGGAATTTATGATAACAAAAGGTTTTGCGACAATTAAAACCAAAACAATGATAATAAGTGTATAAATCACAGGTGCAAATTTACCAAAGCCTTTAAAATTAAATTCTGGAGTCTTAAAATTGAAATTTTGACGCTGATTGTTTCCGCTGTTTGAATTTCCATTTTTTTTATTAAAATAATCGTTTAAATCTGCTGGCATTGTTTTCCTTTAAATATAAGTTAGCATTGAGGCATATTTTTCATTACGCCCATAAACTATGTCAAAATAGGCATCTTGGACTTTTTTTGTGATTGTTCCTCGTAAGCCATTGCCTATAATCCTCGCGTCAATGTTATTAATAGGCGTGATTTCTGCGGCTGTGCCTGTGAAAAACGCCTCATCTGCTGTATAAACTTCATCGCGTGAAATTCTTTGTCTAAGCACGGGGATTGCTAAATCGTGAGCGATTTTAAGCACGGTATCTTGCGTGATACTTTTAAGAGAAAAATCATTAGGCGGAGTGATTAAAACGCCGTTTTTAACGATGAAAAAGCACTCCCCTGTTCCCTCCGCTACAAAACCTTCTTCATCAAGCATTAAAGCCTCTTCATAGCCTGCCTCTATGGCTTCAAATTTGGCAATTTGAGAATTGAGGTAATTTGCACTTGCCTTAGCCTTACCCATACAAGATTTGACGCTATTTCTAGCAAAAGAAGAAATTTTAACCCTAATGCCCTTTTCAAGCCCCTCTTCACCTAGGTAAGCCCCCCATTCCCAAGCGGCGATTCCCACACGCACGGGTGCTTTGATATGGTAAAGTCCCATAACGCCATCACCTAAGAAGATTAAAGGGCGTATGTAGGTATTTTCTTTAAAATTATTCACTTTTAAAAGTTCTATTTGAGCGTTTTGAAGCTCTTTTTGTGAGAAAGGGCAGTTCAAAAGC
Coding sequences within it:
- a CDS encoding DUF2393 family protein codes for the protein MQFTFFHILAFVLLLVCFALICVLIFLKFKQKEIALILYSINTIFMAILIYSVLTTISEFTTQASLSKLTYTRDLRHESLIVSGRVQNLTKYDIKKCYLHLSITNKKAVGGEVFADENLKNATMKNTSATYTIEIANKLPGNTYKEFSAKVPFPPSFDNAEFYHTLKCI
- the ilvE gene encoding branched-chain-amino-acid transaminase, whose translation is MIHAEKIWLDGKLVDFKDATLHFLTHSLHYGNAVFEGTRAYKTDRGLAIFRLEEHTKRLLESAKITLLNCPFSQKELQNAQIELLKVNNFKENTYIRPLIFLGDGVMGLYHIKAPVRVGIAAWEWGAYLGEEGLEKGIRVKISSFARNSVKSCMGKAKASANYLNSQIAKFEAIEAGYEEALMLDEEGFVAEGTGECFFIVKNGVLITPPNDFSLKSITQDTVLKIAHDLAIPVLRQRISRDEVYTADEAFFTGTAAEITPINNIDARIIGNGLRGTITKKVQDAYFDIVYGRNEKYASMLTYI
- a CDS encoding DUF2393 domain-containing protein; its protein translation is MENIKEWILFYTSHFYLADFMLILLVFLFFTCILFLCIFLSHRPVIALFIIALDIIASFFIYIYAYRFIDFELRSRITSIQNQRIIQSSGAFIVDFNITNTSKFNFKDCKVTAKLYQNPNENDNFITRFKKRFIAFRQKSKSFNNLEKGSTQFQRIAFDNFDKEGNYTLRLSSECF
- a CDS encoding prohibitin family protein, whose product is MPADLNDYFNKKNGNSNSGNNQRQNFNFKTPEFNFKGFGKFAPVIYTLIIIVLVLIVAKPFVIINSGEMGIKARTGQYDPNPLEPGLHFFLPFIDRVIVVDTRVRQINYASLEGTNENLGIGTGVINKNSISVLDSRGLPVSIDVTVQYQLNPIQVPQTIAVWSLNWENKIIDPVVRDVVRSVVGRYTAEELPTNRNAIATQIEEGIRKTIVAQPNEPVELRAVQLREIILPAKVKEQIERVQIAKQEAERTKYEVERANQEALKKAALAEGEANATIISAKGKATAVKIEADAQAYSNKEIAQSLNTPLLNLKQIETQKAFNEALKVNQDAKIFLTPGGAVPNIWVDTKDAKKQSAISPN
- a CDS encoding ATP-binding protein, with the translated sequence MKVLNFFYENHPKFELNYERKLKLYPANILLKGAKNSGKKRLILNFLSSFKSEEVLFIDLEDVRFEKESLNNLTPFLKQNTQIKILCLYNAPTNLNFQSPINTIVCTNNALLNLKGFKELFLNFCDFEEFISISKKNLPIQQLLGLFLQNGQKEHNKISPKEFSFLELEILKYLALNLGKEISINQLFLSLKTKIKTSKDSVYKSIKDLENRFIITILTHGEKKLFKIYFKDFSLRNALCIQKNFNALFENMLLCELFKCQENLFYNKFFHFYTHHHAYISSPTLDIDLIKLRAKKILPKALELGIFHIVFITLSSEESFFEQGVKFEILPFDKWALSF